A window from Amblyomma americanum isolate KBUSLIRL-KWMA chromosome 7, ASM5285725v1, whole genome shotgun sequence encodes these proteins:
- the LOC144098174 gene encoding uncharacterized protein LOC144098174, translating into MDTDALTTDTHAALRLTTYSLIEICRYCFDELHLEYVLLGKFQTDSLEERFGRYRRLCGTKYHVSIQQIYEAETKLRLQDSLIFPELRDMWKSSRKTLDAIRLIEDYKIKIREEDIKSKKSSLPAITYIAGFCAHVALKKIPCTACAENLTAQEREMELDRNIIIENISRGGLKFPRPVVIDAVLRMQLVLEKLTTQENVLQFHASKHHRKLLISLTQEVIDDEGFDICSQGHHSDVVYHNILWAAANTLLKNYVQMKTDLLNTELSKKKQQRKLKTLS; encoded by the coding sequence ATGGACACCGATGCTCTGACAACTGATACGCATGCTGCACTCAGGCTCACAACTTATTCCCTAATTGAGATCTGCCGCTATTGCTTTGACGAGCTTCACTTGGAGTATGTCTTGCTTGGCAAATTCCAAACTGACAGCCTCGAAGAAAGGTTTGGAAGATACCGTCGCCTTTGTGGGACAAAATATCATGTCTCCATACAGCAAATATATGAGGCGGAAACGAAGCTAAGGCTGCAAGACTCGCTTATCTTCCCTGAATTGAGAGACATGTGGAAATCTAGCCGCAAAACATTAGATGCCATCCGCCTCATAGAagactacaaaataaaaataagagaaGAAGACATTAAAAGCAAGAAGTCGAGCTTGCCGGCTATTACATACATAGCAGGGTTTTGTGCACATGTAGCTCTAAAAAAGATTCCTTGCACAGCTTGCGCAGAAAATCTTACTGCCCAGGAAAGAGAAATGGAGCTGGATCGCAACATAATAATTGAGAACATCTCCAGGGGTGGTTTGAAATTCCCGAGGCCTGTAGTCATTGATGCCGTGCTGCGAATGCAACTAGTTCTTGAGAAATTGACTACACAAGAAAATGTTCTGCAGTTTCATGCTTCCAAACATCACAGGAAATTGCTGATTAGTTTGACACAAGAAGTAATAGATGATGAAGGATTCGATATCTGTTCTCAAGGTCATCATTCTGATGTTGTCTATCACAATATACTGTGGGCAGCAGCGAACACATTGCTTAAAAATTATGTCCAAATGAAGACAGACCTCTTAAACACTGAACTgtcaaaaaagaaacagcaaagaAAGCTCAAAACGCTTTCGTAA